The genomic interval ACGGTGCGGAGGCCCTCGCGAAGGACGCCAAGGACACCAAGGCGGCCAAGGCGGCCAAGGCGGCCAAGGGCGGCGAGGACGCCCCCGCCGACCGTGCCACCGCCGCCTTCGGCGTCGTCCCGCCGAAGAAGAACGGCAAGGCCGCGGCCTCCGTCGACCAGCCGACCGAGCTGCTCAAGGCCCCCGAGGTCAAGCCTGAGGTCAAGCCGGCCGCCAAGGCCGACGGCAAGGGAAAGACCCCCGCGGAGTCGGACTCGGAGCGTACGAGCCAGTTCGTACCGCTGAAGTCGCTCGACGGCGCGCCCGCGAAGTCCGAGAAGGCGGCCGAGCCGGCCGCCGCCAAGCCCGCCATACCGGTCTCCGTCACGCCCCCCGCCCCGCAGAAGGCGCAGCCGCCGAAGGGCGGGCCCGGCCAGGACGGTGCCGCCAAGGGCGCCGCCGCCGCGCCCGAGGTGCCCGCGCAGCCCGCCGCGCCCCTCGACCTGCTGGCGCAGCTGACGAACACCCCGCCGCCGCCGGACACCCCCGCCCGCACCGCGATGCGCCGGGTCAAGATCTACGCCCCGCTGGTGGTCCTGCTCCTGATCGTCTTCTGCGCGGTGCAGGCGTTCCGGCCGCTGCCGGACACCAAGCTCTCGATCGCCTCGGCCAAGGCCACGTTCACCTTCGACGGCGAGAAGTTCGCCATGCCGTGGCCCGGCGAGGGCCAGGCCGCCGCGATGGTCCAGGGCGTGGGCAGCCTCGGCACGTACGGCGAGGAGAAGCCCGTACCGACGGCGAGCGTCGCCAAGGTCATGACCGCCTACGTGATCCTCAAGAACCACCCGCTCCAGAAGGGTGACAAGGGTCCCGACATCGAGGTCGACGCCGAGGCGGAGCAGGAGTCGAACTCCTCGGACGAGTCGCGCGTGCCCCTGAGGAAGGGCGAGAAGTTCTCGGAGTACGACATGCTCCAGATGCTGCTCATCCCCTCCGGCAACAACGCCGCCCGGCTCCTCGCCCGCTGGGACGCCCAGACCCGGGACGCGTTCGTCGCGAAGATGAACGACGCCGCCAAGGAGCTGGGTATGTCGAAGACGACGTACACGGACCCCAGCGGCTTCGACAAGACGACCGTCAGCACGGCCGTCGACCAGCTGAAGCTGGCCGAGGCGGTCATGAAGAACGAGGTCTTCCGCGAGATCGTCGCCAAGACCAACACGGACGTGCCCAACGGCCCGCACCTGAACAACAACAACGACACCCTGCTGCTCAAGGTCGGTGTGCTCGGCATCAAGACCGGCTCCAGCACCCCGGCCGGCGGCACCCTGATGTGGGCGGCGAAGCGCACGGTCGGCGGCAAGGAGCACATGATCCTCGGCGCCACGATGGACCAGCACTTCAAGGGCGGCCCGGACCCGAACGCCGAGAACAGCCTGATGATGGTCAAGAACGTCAGCTACAAGATGATCAAGGCCGTGCAGGACAACCTGGCGGCGGCGACGATCGTGAAGAAGGGCGACGTCGTCGGCTACGTCGAGGACGGCCTCGGCGGCAAGACCCCGGTCATGGCGACGAAGGACCTGAAGGGCGCGGGCTGGCCCGGCATGACGGCCAAGCTCACGATCGGCAAGGGCGCCAAGCCCGTGCCGCACACGGCCAAGGCCGGCACCGAGGTCGGCGAGCTGACCGTCGGCAGCGGCACCGGGGCGATGAAGGTGCCGGTGGCCCTCCAGAAGGAGCTCGTGGAGCCGTCCTTCGGCGCGAAGCTGACCCGTCTGGGCTGATCGGCCCCAGGAGGACCGATCCGGCCGTCCGGAGGCCCCCGAGGCCCCCGGACGGCGGGGCGCCGCGGCGGCCCCCGGCCCGTACCCACCGGTACGGGCCGGGGGCCGTTCACCGTTCCGGACGGGTCCCGGCGGCGTGCTAGCGTCGCGAGGGTTTGAGCACGGCCGGGCGCCGTGCCCCACGATGGGGGAAGACCTCGGGGAAGACGGGGAGAACGGCAGTGACCACGGTGGGGCCGACACGGACCGGCAAGACGCGAGGGCCGGGCGGACGGAGTGAGGGAGCCTCCTCCGGGACCGCTCCCTCAGGGATACGACGGCAGCCGGACGGCACGGGCGGTGCGGACGGCACGGGCCCGCGCGCGCGTCTGCGGCGGACCCGCCGCGCGCTCGCGCGCCGGCCCGTCCTGACCACCCTCGGCTTCGCCGCGCTGCTGCACGTGCTCTGGGTGCTGATCTTCGCCACCAGCGGTGGCGACCTCGCCGCCCAGGACGCCTGGGCGGAGTTCGCGCTCCAGCACCCGACCTCGGCGTACAACCTCTCCTGGTACGGCGGGATGCACCCCGTCTCGTACAGCGCGATCTCGCCGTACCTGATGGCCCAGCTCGGCGTCCGCCCCACCATGATGATCGCGGGCACCCTCTCGGCCGGCCTGATCACTCTGCTGCTGGTGCGCAGCCGCGCCGTGCGGCGCCCGCTGTGGCCCGCCCTCTACGGCTCCTTCGCGCTGGCCTGCAACGCGATCTCCGGCCGGGTGACGTTCGGCCTCGGCATGATGTTCGGCCTGGCGGCCGTGGCCGTGATCTTCGCCTGGCCCACGCGCTGGCGCTCCGAGGGGAAGTACCGCTGGGGCCGCGCCGCGCTGGCCGGCCTGATGGCCGCCCTCGCCACGGCGTCCAGCCCGGTCGCCGGCCTGTTCGTCGGCATCGTGGCGGCCGCCCTGTGGCTGAGCAGGCGCCGCCCGGCGGCGTACGCGCTGGGCGTGCCGCCCGTCGTGGTCGTGGGCCTGTCGGCGTGGCTGTTCCCCTTCTCCGGCACGCAGCCGATGTTCTTCGGCTCCGTGATCCTGCCGCTGCTCAGCGGCGTCTTCGGCGTGGTCTTCGTGCCCAAGGAGTGGCGCACGGTCCGCATGGTGTCCGCGCTCTACACCGTCGGTGTGCTGCTCGTCTGGCTGATCCCCTCGCAGATCGGCACCAACATCTCCCGGCTCGGCATGATCATCGGTGGGGTGGTGCTCCTCGCCGTCCTGGTGGAGCGGAAGCTGCCGCCCATGTCCGAGCTGCTGCGCTCGGCGCGCGACTGGACCGCGCTGGTCCTCGCCCTGACCACCATCACGGCCTGGCAGGCGGCCAACTCCATCGGCGACATCCTGCACGCCACCCCCGCCGCGTCCTGGGCGCGCGAGCTGGCGCCCGTCGTCGACCGCCTCCAGCGGGTGGACGCCGGCCGGGGCCGGGTCGAGGTCGTCCCGGCCCGCAGCCACCGCGAGGCCTCCGCCCTCGCCCCGTACTTCAACCTGGCGCGCGGCTGGAACCGCCAGGCGGACCGCGAGCGCAACCCGCTCTTCTACGAGCCGGGCATGCTCACCCCGGCCAGCTACCGCGCCTGGCTCGACCGCTGGGCCGTGCACTACGTCGTGCTGCCTGTCGGTGAGCCCGACCCCGCCGCGCGGGGCGAGGCCAGGCTGGTCGCCAAGGGCCAGCCGTACCTGCGCGAGGTCTGGTCCGACGCGAACTGGCGGCTCTACGAGGTGGAGTCCCCGACCCCGCTGGCCGAGCCGCCCGCCACCGTCGAGCGCGCGGACGCCGACGAGTGGACGATCACGGTGCGGAAGGCGGGTCCGGTGCTCGTCCGCATCCCCTACTCGCCGTGGCTGGGCCTGCTGGACAAGTCCGGCAAGGACGTCCAGCCGCCGCGGACGGGGCCGGACGGGGAGCCGCCGGTCAACGTCAACGGGTGCCTGTCGAAGCGGGTGCAGGAGGCCCGGGCGGGCGAGCCGGAGGACAACTGGACGGTGCTGCACGCGCCGAAGGCGGGCACGTACCGGATCGCGGCGAAGTACAAGCTGCCGCGCGGTACGGGGTGCCCGGAGGAGCTGCTGCCGTAGCGGGCGGGGCGCCCCGATCCACGGGGCGCCGCGTCAGTTGCACACCCGGGGCGGGTCCGCGTGCGGGGTCCTCGCCGTGCCCACGCGCACCGCGTCCAGGTCGTCCAGGACCCGGGTGAGCGTCGCGTCGTCCGGCGAGCTGAGGTAGTCCAGCACGCCGTGCTGGAAGGCGGAGCGCATCCGTGGGGGCATGACGTCCGAGGCGTCCAGGCACAAGGGGGCGCGGGCGTGCAGCTCCTCGTCGACGCGGGCGTTGACGGAACCCTTGGGCAGGGTTTCCCGGTAGGTGAGGAAGAAGGGCCTCCAGGGGTCCTCACCGGCGGTGACGGTCGTGCCTTCGCTGTCCGGCAGGGGCTTCGCCCAGACGCGCTGGGCCTCCTCCTCGGTGAGGAACCTCATCAGCTTCCTGGCCGCCGCGCTCTTGCCGAACAGCGTCGCGAAGTCCGCCGAGATCTCGCGGGCGGTGCCGGTGCGGTCGGCCCCGGGCAGGAGGTCGCGGAAGGGCGTGAAGGTGGCGGCCGCGCCGTCCCGGTAGGTGGTGCGGATGAAGGAGCCCTGGTGCTGGAGGTCGCACCCGGGCGGCCGGACGTCGCCCTTCCCGTCGGGCTTCGGGAAGGGGCCGTGGGTGTAGTCCTGCCGGAGCGCGGTCCTCGCGGGCCCGGCGCCGAGCCGCTCGCCGAAGAGCCGCCAGGCGT from Streptomyces albireticuli carries:
- a CDS encoding D-alanyl-D-alanine carboxypeptidase is translated as MAAWVAVADEDEEDEGAVTASDGGDDADAASGSADAPAKPSAKPSAKSSAKGADGDEDGPKAPADRATAVFGALRPKADGGSEASAKADGADEAGEGAEASGKGSGVPADRATAVFRTVPPKADDAAEAPAKAAEGDGKARTSAKADEASGKGSDAPADRATAVFRTVPPKSGDAAETPAKDDAKDTKGAKATKAAKAPAKDAAAPADQATAVFGAVRPEAGSGSEAPAKGEKAPADQATAVFRAVRPKGDDGAEALAKDAKDTKAAKAAKAAKGGEDAPADRATAAFGVVPPKKNGKAAASVDQPTELLKAPEVKPEVKPAAKADGKGKTPAESDSERTSQFVPLKSLDGAPAKSEKAAEPAAAKPAIPVSVTPPAPQKAQPPKGGPGQDGAAKGAAAAPEVPAQPAAPLDLLAQLTNTPPPPDTPARTAMRRVKIYAPLVVLLLIVFCAVQAFRPLPDTKLSIASAKATFTFDGEKFAMPWPGEGQAAAMVQGVGSLGTYGEEKPVPTASVAKVMTAYVILKNHPLQKGDKGPDIEVDAEAEQESNSSDESRVPLRKGEKFSEYDMLQMLLIPSGNNAARLLARWDAQTRDAFVAKMNDAAKELGMSKTTYTDPSGFDKTTVSTAVDQLKLAEAVMKNEVFREIVAKTNTDVPNGPHLNNNNDTLLLKVGVLGIKTGSSTPAGGTLMWAAKRTVGGKEHMILGATMDQHFKGGPDPNAENSLMMVKNVSYKMIKAVQDNLAAATIVKKGDVVGYVEDGLGGKTPVMATKDLKGAGWPGMTAKLTIGKGAKPVPHTAKAGTEVGELTVGSGTGAMKVPVALQKELVEPSFGAKLTRLG